In Chloracidobacterium sp., the following proteins share a genomic window:
- the rplB gene encoding 50S ribosomal protein L2, with amino-acid sequence MGIKRLKPTSPARRYQTYLTRDELTPNAVPEKSLLEPKKRISGRNSDGRITIRRRGGGHKRFYRVIDFKRDKAGIPGKVSQIEYDPNRSAHIALITYLDGEKRYIIAPLGIKVGTMILSGEDADILPGNALPITHIPLGTEVHNIELRPGKGGQMVRSAGGFAQIIAKEGDYAQLRMPSGEVRKVPVVCYATVGQVGNTEHENVSLGKAGRNRWKGKRPKVRGVAMNPVDHPHGGGEGKTSGGRNPVTPWGQPTRGYKTRRNKRTSNMIVKDRRRK; translated from the coding sequence ATGGGTATCAAGAGATTAAAACCAACATCACCGGCACGTCGATACCAGACGTACCTGACGCGTGATGAATTGACTCCGAACGCAGTCCCCGAGAAGTCACTGCTGGAGCCAAAGAAGAGGATCTCAGGCCGCAACAGCGACGGCCGGATCACGATCCGTCGCCGCGGCGGGGGCCACAAGCGGTTTTACCGCGTGATCGATTTTAAGCGTGACAAGGCCGGAATTCCGGGCAAGGTCTCGCAGATCGAATACGACCCGAATCGTTCGGCTCATATCGCGTTGATCACCTATCTCGACGGCGAGAAGCGATACATCATTGCTCCGCTCGGCATTAAGGTGGGGACGATGATCTTGAGCGGCGAGGACGCCGATATCCTGCCGGGAAATGCCTTGCCGATCACGCATATCCCGCTGGGAACCGAGGTGCACAACATCGAGCTTCGGCCCGGAAAGGGCGGACAGATGGTTCGTTCGGCGGGCGGATTTGCCCAGATCATTGCGAAAGAGGGCGATTACGCACAGCTTCGTATGCCTTCGGGTGAGGTCCGCAAGGTGCCTGTTGTGTGCTATGCGACTGTCGGCCAGGTAGGGAATACTGAGCACGAGAACGTTTCGCTTGGTAAGGCCGGACGCAACCGTTGGAAGGGCAAGCGGCCGAAGGTTCGCGGTGTCGCGATGAATCCGGTCGATCACCCGCACGGTGGCGGCGAGGGCAAGACCTCAGGCGGACGCAATCCCGTAACGCCGTGGGGACAGCCGACACGCGGTTACAAGACGCGTCGCAACAAGCGGACAAGCAACATGATCGTGAAGGATCGCAGAAGAAAGTAA
- the rplW gene encoding 50S ribosomal protein L23 — translation MSSLGVWDILKSPVVTEKSVLLKEDSTDEGGKRKAGQVLTFRVDRKATKPQIKSAIEEIFNVKVAAVRTVQYDGKLKRRGRIEGRRPAWKKAYVTLRAGEPMVDYAEAI, via the coding sequence ATGAGTAGTTTAGGCGTTTGGGACATTCTGAAATCGCCGGTCGTTACTGAAAAGAGCGTGCTGCTCAAGGAGGATTCGACCGACGAGGGCGGTAAGCGCAAGGCCGGACAGGTGCTGACGTTTCGTGTTGACCGCAAGGCAACAAAGCCGCAGATCAAGAGCGCGATCGAAGAGATCTTTAACGTTAAGGTTGCGGCCGTGCGTACGGTCCAATACGACGGCAAGTTGAAGCGGCGCGGCCGTATCGAAGGACGTCGCCCAGCCTGGAAGAAGGCGTACGTTACTCTCCGTGCGGGCGAGCCGATGGTGGATTACGCGGAGGCCATATAA
- the tuf gene encoding elongation factor Tu — protein sequence MSKEKFDRSKPHVNIGTIGHVDHGKTTLTAAITKVMSKHNPKMAFRSFDSIDNAPEEKARGITIATAHVEYETANRHYAHVDCPGHADYVKNMITGAAQMDGAILVVAATDGPMPQTREHILLGRQVGIPTMVVFMNKCDMVDDAELLELVEMEIRELLSSYEYPGDDIPVIQGSALKALEGDATWEAKIDELMQAVDDFIPTPARETDKPFLMPVEDIFTIQGRGTVATGRIERGQINVNEPVEIVGIRETRNSVVTGVEMFKKLLDSGMAGDNVGLLLRGVERKEIERGQVIVKPGSITPHTKFKAEAYVLTKEEGGRHTPFFTGYRPQFYFRTTDVTGVAHLPAGVEMVMPGDNIQMEIELIAPIAMEKGLRFAIREGGRTVGAGTVSEIVE from the coding sequence ATGAGCAAAGAGAAATTCGATCGTAGTAAGCCGCATGTGAACATTGGGACGATTGGGCACGTGGATCACGGCAAGACGACGTTGACGGCGGCGATCACAAAGGTGATGTCGAAGCACAATCCGAAGATGGCGTTTCGGTCGTTCGATTCGATCGACAACGCACCTGAGGAAAAGGCACGTGGTATCACGATCGCGACGGCACACGTGGAATATGAGACGGCAAATCGTCACTACGCACACGTCGACTGCCCGGGCCACGCCGATTATGTGAAGAACATGATCACGGGAGCCGCACAGATGGACGGAGCGATCCTCGTTGTGGCTGCGACCGACGGCCCGATGCCGCAGACGCGTGAGCACATCCTGCTTGGAAGACAGGTTGGTATCCCGACGATGGTCGTCTTTATGAACAAGTGCGACATGGTGGATGATGCGGAACTGCTCGAACTCGTCGAGATGGAGATCCGCGAACTGCTCAGCTCATATGAGTATCCGGGCGACGACATCCCTGTTATCCAGGGTTCGGCCCTGAAAGCCCTTGAGGGCGATGCGACGTGGGAAGCAAAGATCGACGAGCTGATGCAGGCTGTAGATGATTTCATTCCGACACCTGCACGCGAGACCGATAAGCCGTTCCTGATGCCTGTCGAGGATATCTTTACGATCCAGGGCCGCGGAACGGTTGCCACGGGCCGTATCGAGCGTGGACAGATCAATGTCAACGAGCCGGTCGAGATCGTCGGCATCCGCGAGACGCGGAACAGCGTTGTTACGGGCGTTGAGATGTTCAAGAAGCTGCTCGACTCGGGAATGGCAGGCGACAACGTCGGTCTGCTGCTGAGAGGCGTTGAAAGAAAGGAGATCGAACGCGGCCAGGTCATCGTCAAGCCGGGCTCGATCACTCCGCACACGAAGTTCAAGGCCGAGGCCTATGTGCTGACCAAGGAAGAAGGCGGCCGTCACACGCCGTTCTTTACGGGCTACCGCCCGCAGTTCTACTTCCGCACAACTGACGTGACCGGCGTAGCACACCTGCCGGCAGGCGTCGAGATGGTCATGCCCGGCGACAACATCCAGATGGAGATCGAGCTTATCGCTCCGATCGCCATGGAAAAGGGCCTCCGCTTCGCCATCCGCGAAGGCGGCCGCACCGTCGGTGCCGGTACAGTGTCGGAGATCGTGGAATAA
- the rplD gene encoding 50S ribosomal protein L4: protein MPTVKVRNLKNKEVGDIALSDAVFGAELNESLIHAAVRNFQANGRQGTSATKTRGNVSGSGRKLWKQKGTGRARIASLRSPLWKGGGNVHGPQPRDWSYQMPKKMRRGALRSALSERLREGNLIVIDEIAFKAPKTKDFLSAMASLGLIEKATRAKTLFIDSLDNANLVLSSRNVEKTKVTNSFGLNIYDIIYHEKLVISKAAVEELTRLLDPSGEVAEVVETPKAKKEAKPKAEKTEPAEEKVEKPKAEKKAKAEEPAVDEEVALEVPAEEPAAEEANENE from the coding sequence ATGCCTACCGTAAAGGTTCGCAATTTGAAGAATAAAGAGGTCGGCGACATTGCGTTGTCGGATGCCGTATTCGGCGCCGAATTGAACGAGTCGCTGATACACGCAGCCGTACGTAATTTTCAGGCCAACGGCCGTCAGGGCACGTCGGCCACGAAGACTCGTGGCAATGTCTCCGGTTCGGGCCGCAAGCTTTGGAAGCAGAAGGGCACGGGTCGCGCACGTATCGCGTCGCTTCGCTCGCCGCTCTGGAAAGGTGGCGGCAACGTCCATGGCCCCCAGCCACGCGACTGGTCGTACCAGATGCCGAAGAAAATGCGCCGCGGCGCGTTGCGCTCGGCACTGAGCGAACGGCTTCGCGAGGGCAATCTGATCGTGATCGACGAGATCGCATTCAAGGCGCCGAAGACAAAAGACTTTCTTTCGGCAATGGCTTCGCTGGGACTGATCGAGAAAGCAACGCGTGCAAAGACGCTGTTCATCGACTCTCTTGATAACGCGAACCTAGTGCTTTCGTCACGGAATGTCGAGAAGACGAAGGTCACTAACAGCTTTGGCCTCAATATTTACGACATCATCTATCACGAAAAGCTCGTGATCTCGAAGGCGGCCGTCGAGGAACTGACCAGACTGCTCGATCCGAGCGGTGAGGTCGCCGAGGTTGTCGAGACTCCGAAGGCAAAGAAAGAGGCGAAGCCAAAGGCTGAAAAGACTGAGCCGGCCGAAGAGAAAGTCGAAAAACCGAAGGCTGAGAAGAAAGCCAAGGCCGAGGAGCCTGCGGTGGACGAGGAAGTAGCTCTCGAAGTCCCTGCCGAGGAACCGGCGGCTGAGGAGGCAAACGAGAATGAGTAG
- the rplC gene encoding 50S ribosomal protein L3 — MVSGIIGRKLGMTQIFAEDGTVTPVTVIKAGPCVVVQTKSAAGRDGYNAVQLGLVEDKPVRLKNVSKPLQGHFEKTGGGLPPTRVLKEIRLTGEPEAAVGDQVKADIFVDGDKIEVVGKSKGRGFQGTIKRHNFSRGPESHGSMNVRKPGSIGQSAYPSRVIKGTKSSGHMGDERVTVKGLTVARVDAENNLLMVRGAVPGANGSLVVVRKS; from the coding sequence ATGGTTAGCGGAATCATTGGAAGAAAGTTGGGCATGACGCAGATCTTTGCTGAGGATGGCACGGTAACGCCCGTGACCGTCATCAAGGCGGGCCCTTGCGTTGTCGTCCAGACCAAGAGTGCGGCGGGCCGCGACGGTTATAACGCCGTTCAGCTCGGCCTCGTCGAGGACAAGCCGGTGCGGTTAAAGAACGTTTCGAAGCCGCTGCAAGGGCACTTTGAAAAGACGGGTGGCGGATTGCCGCCGACGCGCGTTCTGAAGGAGATCCGCCTGACCGGCGAGCCCGAGGCAGCAGTTGGCGATCAGGTGAAGGCCGATATCTTTGTCGACGGTGACAAGATCGAGGTCGTCGGTAAATCTAAGGGACGCGGTTTTCAGGGCACGATCAAACGGCACAACTTTTCACGCGGGCCTGAGTCGCATGGTTCGATGAATGTTCGCAAACCGGGTTCGATCGGCCAGTCGGCATATCCTTCGCGTGTTATCAAGGGCACGAAATCGTCGGGCCATATGGGCGATGAGCGTGTGACTGTAAAGGGCTTGACCGTTGCCAGGGTCGACGCCGAGAACAACCTTTTGATGGTTCGCGGTGCTGTGCCGGGAGCGAACGGCAGCCTGGTTGTCGTCAGGAAATCATAA
- the rpsS gene encoding 30S ribosomal protein S19: MPRSLKKGPFIDLSVQKTLRRINDGGPKPPAIKTWSRRSTITPTMVGLTFGVHNGKRHIPVFVTENMVGHKLGEFSPTRVFKGHPGTKAEKMAKRK; this comes from the coding sequence ATGCCACGTTCACTGAAAAAAGGACCTTTTATCGACCTGAGCGTTCAGAAAACGCTTCGCCGGATCAACGACGGCGGGCCAAAGCCACCGGCGATCAAGACATGGTCGCGACGCTCGACGATCACGCCGACGATGGTTGGGTTGACCTTCGGCGTTCACAACGGCAAGCGCCACATCCCGGTATTTGTGACCGAGAATATGGTCGGCCACAAGCTTGGCGAATTCTCGCCGACACGCGTGTTTAAAGGCCATCCGGGCACAAAGGCCGAGAAGATGGCAAAGAGGAAATAA
- the rpsJ gene encoding 30S ribosomal protein S10 — MLNEKIRIKLKAYDHRVLDQSTTEIVDTAKRTGARIAGPIPLPTIKNKWTVLRSPHVDKKSREQFEIRTHKRLMDILDPTAETVDALMKLDLPAGVDVEIKAFGR, encoded by the coding sequence ATGTTGAACGAAAAGATCCGCATCAAGCTTAAGGCCTACGATCACCGTGTTTTGGATCAGTCCACGACCGAGATCGTGGATACTGCAAAGCGAACGGGGGCGAGGATCGCCGGGCCGATACCTCTTCCGACCATCAAAAACAAATGGACGGTCCTGAGGTCGCCGCACGTCGATAAGAAATCGCGTGAGCAGTTCGAGATCCGCACGCACAAGCGTTTGATGGATATTCTCGACCCGACTGCCGAAACGGTCGACGCGCTCATGAAACTTGACCTGCCGGCGGGTGTTGATGTGGAAATTAAGGCCTTTGGCCGATAG
- the fusA gene encoding elongation factor G has protein sequence MANISLDKFRNIGIMAHIDAGKTTATERILYYTGVSHKIGEVHEGTATMDWMEQEQERGITITSAATTCFWTRNGVEHRINIIDTPGHVDFTMEVERSLRVLDGAVAVFDGVAGVEPQSETVWRQADKYGVPRICFVNKLDRAGASFERSFKSILDRLGANAVAMQIPIGLEEHFKGVVDLITMKALIWSNEAKGANYETVEIPADLVDQAKAEREKLVEAVSAIDDDLMVKYLEGEEISEDEIRAALRKGTLAMKIVPVFTGSAFKNKGVQTLLDGVVDYLPSPLDVPAIEGENPKTGELETRGADAKEPFAGLVFKLMADKHLGQLAFVRIYSGTVTSGSYVYNTIKNSKERVGRLMMMHANKREDVEKASAGEIVAIGGMKNVTTGETISDESKQIILESMEFPDPVVRVAVEPKTRADQDKMGIALNRLAQEDPSFQVSTDHETGQTIIAGMGELHLEIIVDRMKREFGVEANVGKPQVAYRETITTGAPGKEIFKKQSGGRGQFGHVELEIEPAPGEGFVFEDKITGGAIPKQFIKPVSEGVRDAMRRGFLAGYELVDIKTTLIYGSYHEVDSDERSFHIAGSLAFQDALKKAKPVLLEPIMRVEVVTPEEYMGSVNGDLNRRRGQIEKMEPRPGNVSVVTAFVPLSEMFGYTTDLRSATQGRATSSMHFERYAEAPRNVAEEIIAKVKGASN, from the coding sequence ATGGCTAACATTAGCTTAGACAAATTTAGAAACATCGGCATCATGGCCCATATCGACGCGGGTAAGACCACGGCGACTGAGCGCATTTTGTATTACACCGGTGTTTCGCACAAGATCGGCGAAGTTCATGAAGGAACGGCGACGATGGACTGGATGGAGCAGGAGCAGGAGCGCGGCATTACTATCACGTCGGCCGCCACGACCTGCTTTTGGACGCGTAACGGCGTCGAGCACCGCATTAATATTATCGATACGCCGGGACACGTTGACTTCACGATGGAAGTTGAGCGGTCCCTTCGAGTTTTAGATGGTGCGGTTGCAGTTTTCGACGGAGTCGCCGGTGTCGAGCCGCAGTCCGAGACAGTTTGGCGTCAGGCCGATAAGTACGGCGTTCCGCGTATCTGTTTTGTTAATAAGCTCGACCGCGCTGGTGCGTCGTTCGAGCGGAGTTTCAAATCGATCCTCGACCGGCTCGGAGCAAATGCCGTTGCGATGCAGATCCCGATCGGCCTTGAGGAACACTTCAAGGGCGTCGTTGATCTGATCACGATGAAGGCGCTCATCTGGAGCAACGAGGCTAAAGGAGCGAATTACGAGACTGTCGAGATCCCTGCCGACCTTGTCGATCAGGCAAAGGCGGAACGCGAGAAGCTTGTCGAAGCGGTTTCGGCCATCGACGACGACCTGATGGTGAAATATCTCGAGGGCGAGGAGATATCGGAGGACGAGATCCGAGCCGCCCTGAGAAAAGGAACGCTTGCCATGAAGATTGTACCGGTGTTTACCGGTTCGGCGTTTAAGAACAAAGGCGTCCAGACGCTGCTTGACGGTGTTGTCGATTACCTGCCGTCGCCGCTGGACGTTCCGGCTATCGAGGGTGAGAATCCGAAGACGGGCGAGTTGGAAACACGCGGAGCGGATGCAAAGGAACCGTTTGCGGGCCTCGTCTTTAAGTTGATGGCCGATAAGCACTTAGGCCAACTCGCTTTTGTTCGCATCTACTCTGGCACCGTCACCTCAGGCTCCTACGTCTATAACACGATCAAGAATTCGAAAGAGCGCGTCGGTCGCCTGATGATGATGCACGCCAACAAGCGTGAGGACGTCGAGAAGGCAAGTGCGGGCGAGATCGTCGCCATTGGCGGCATGAAAAACGTCACGACCGGCGAGACGATCTCGGATGAGTCGAAGCAGATCATTCTTGAGTCGATGGAGTTCCCGGATCCGGTCGTTCGTGTTGCGGTTGAGCCGAAAACGCGCGCCGATCAGGATAAGATGGGCATCGCGCTTAATCGGCTTGCTCAGGAAGATCCGAGTTTTCAGGTCTCGACCGATCATGAGACCGGACAGACGATCATCGCCGGTATGGGTGAGCTTCACCTTGAGATCATCGTTGACCGCATGAAGCGTGAGTTCGGCGTCGAGGCGAATGTCGGTAAGCCGCAGGTTGCGTACCGCGAGACCATTACGACCGGTGCGCCGGGCAAGGAGATATTCAAGAAACAGTCGGGCGGTCGCGGGCAGTTTGGCCACGTAGAGCTCGAGATCGAGCCGGCACCGGGCGAGGGCTTTGTCTTTGAAGACAAGATCACCGGTGGAGCGATCCCGAAACAGTTCATCAAGCCTGTCAGCGAAGGCGTCCGTGATGCTATGCGTCGCGGATTTCTCGCCGGCTACGAGTTGGTCGATATCAAGACGACATTGATCTACGGTTCGTATCACGAGGTTGACTCGGACGAACGTTCGTTCCACATCGCAGGTTCGCTGGCGTTCCAGGATGCCCTTAAGAAGGCAAAGCCGGTTCTACTGGAGCCGATCATGCGTGTCGAGGTCGTAACGCCTGAGGAATATATGGGTTCGGTCAACGGCGACCTGAACCGCCGCCGCGGCCAGATCGAAAAGATGGAGCCGCGTCCGGGAAATGTTTCGGTCGTGACAGCGTTCGTGCCGCTTAGCGAGATGTTTGGTTATACGACGGATCTTCGCTCGGCGACGCAGGGACGGGCGACAAGCTCGATGCACTTTGAGCGCTATGCCGAGGCACCGAGGAATGTTGCCGAGGAAATTATTGCGAAGGTCAAGGGAGCAAGTAACTAG